The following are encoded together in the Mycosarcoma maydis chromosome 4, whole genome shotgun sequence genome:
- a CDS encoding carbamoyl-phosphate synthase (glutamine-hydrolyzing) CPA1 (related to carbamoyl-phosphate synthase small chain, arginine-specific, small chain, mitochondrial precursor), translated as MLAPIRNSMLQRAGARLMRLGSIRSLATHASAAPITYTEAPASKPATLHLKTGEAFTGRSFGAPRSVFGETVFTTSITSYTESLTDPSYQGQILTFTQPLMGNYGVPDNGSGQSPVEHPADVDVGAFLESNKVQAAGVVVSNLAERFSHYLAKESLATWCARHNVPGIFGVDTRAITSLLRDQGSTLGAILVGDGHDKAPAVGDYVDPMAENLIAKVSTKQPYVLHPVGGAKAARAHVALMDFGCKANILRSLLRRGASVTVLPWNFDFNKVRDGFDGLFLSNGPGSPYSIEPALDMARKAIAEWDRPIFGICMGNQVIGIAAGVEAYRMKFGNRGHNQPVVALKSAGNFVKRGRVYITSQNHGYALTPDESKWPEGWQPWFVNANDSSVEGIIRTQLNEQRAMVWGVQFHPEHAGGPEDTNGIFEDFVEEVVRIKRSQGRDVGAGLPEHMHVNQGAPAFPAHEFGVVGQSPAHL; from the coding sequence ATGCTCGCTCCTATCCGCAACTCGATGCTCCAGCGCGCTGGCGCTCGCTTGATGCGACTTGGCAGTATCCGCTCGCTCGCTACAcacgcttctgctgcgcCCATCACCTATACCGAGGCTCCCGCATCCAAGCCTGCTACCTTGCACCTCAAGACTGGCGAGGCCTTCACTGGTCGCTCGTTCGGGGCTCCTCGCAGCGTGTTTGGTGAAACAGTGTTCACCACCTCGATTACCTCGTACACCGAGTCGCTCACTGATCCATCGTACCAGGGGCAGATCCTCACTTTTACTCAGCCTCTCATGGGCAACTATGGTGTGCCCGACAACGGAAGCGGACAGTCGCCTGTCGAGCACCCGGCTGATGTCGACGTGGGTGCCTTCCTCGAGTCCAACAAGGTCCAAGCTGCCGGCGTGGTTGTTTCGAACCTTGCCGAGCGCTTTTCGCACTACCTTGCCAAAGAGTCGCTCGCCACCTGGTGTGCTCGTCACAACGTCCCCGGTATCTTTGGCGTCGACACTCGTGCCATCACGTCGCTCCTACGAGACCAGGGTTCTACGCTCGGCGCCATCCTTGTTGGCGATGGCCACGACAAAGCGCCCGCTGTGGGTGACTACGTTGATCCTATGGCCGAGAACCTGATCGCCAAGGtgtcgaccaagcagcCGTATGTGCTCCACCCTGTCGGCGGTGCCAAGGCTGCGCGAGCGCACGTTGCACTGATGGACTTTGGCTGCAAGGCCAACATCCTCCGATCTCTGCTCCGCCGTGGTGCTTCGGTGACGGTGCTGCCATGGAACTTTGACTTCAACAAGGTGCGCGATGGATTCGACGGTCTGTTCCTCTCCAACGGACCGGGGTCTCCGTACTCGATCGAACCGGCTCTCGACATGGCACGCAAGGCGATCGCCGAATGGGACCGACCGATCTTTGGCATCTGCATGGGCAACCAAGTGATCGGTATCGCCGCTGGTGTCGAGGCGTACCGCATGAAGTTTGGCAATCGAGGTCACAACCAGCCCGTCGTAGCACTCAAGTCGGCAGGAAACTTTGTGAAGCGCGGTCGTGTCTACATCACCTCGCAGAACCACGGGTACGCTCTCACCCCGGACGAGTCCAAGTGGCCGGAAGGATGGCAGCCCTGGTTCGTCAATGCGAACGATTCGTCGGTCGAAGGCATCATCAGGACGCAGTTGAACGAACAACGCGCCATGGTCTGGGGTGTGCAGTTCCACCCGGAACACGCCGGTGGGCCCGAGGACACCAACGGTATCTTTGAAGACTTTGTCGAGGAGGTCGTCAGGATCAAGCGTAGCCAGGGCAGGGATGTCGGCGCCGGTCTGCCCGAGCATATGCACGTCAACCAGGGCGCTCCTGCTTTCCCCGCTCACGAGTTCGGCGTGGTTGGTCAGAGCCCTGCTCACCTTTAG
- a CDS encoding uncharacterized protein (related to J kappa-recombination signal binding protein) has product MFQPTWSQEAHAQPPHQLHPQEGSSLPKDMQLPQQIQYDPSQISHQAPVHQLSEYDASISQLPNAAPPDPSAYPFSIQPQQHRDTHLAHNDPPYSIAQQHNRFDDPMSASADLSAARPDSMQSVASLYLDGQTMSVDNASLDLGTSHHSNDYLAQHDDPSRSRPPTGSEQNWSHHTLPSNQAHHDASATGALAGPHRAARPAALKIDMPSVVSRGVHDTTASTGTDPVSAEPGSATTPHALQTRFAPLPQLPPSMYDNQPMLQQHSDSANSTTMHDAPASSGSALMPAFGTESAYFAQASALGSPALAHQAPDHILNSPRLHQAESLAGVPGVPERLGPSAAHLGVAVSPSSPMMSQLSAGHYSPTSTLSGAFSSRPGSRPASRGLKSVASFTSSAGTGTGTGTASGSEAHATGRPRSSSGSGVAPRPISALTRTTSMQSDIASFQAASPQPALTQSRSVQNFGQMQHPSMPGPLSSPRPPAAAGGTEPWSPAHSHMAQSHSFRGPYSGPGFQTPQMQQFSPTLTSPAQSQYSPHTHFGSNSSGMIPFFSPSMDTMQHFQASTGHPAESFDIAGFSEQRLSSALANSASISGAPPSATTHQREGHSTPTIVEEEEDVPQRQTRATVLRTAHTDVRIEPGFQSHPAAHQLQHHHPNLQQLQHPHSMRQHQPPHPLPQLLPGHLPPALHRSHSDQLSGLCMDAPPTFRNQMSYPPHMRPSLYQQVSMAEMDQLRQIHGLGVTERNFGDCSAFIQDYVRQYISTSSRLGLGERNVLIMTTRVAQKSYGAEKRFLCPPPLVILIGSSWWNVCPASTRPSPFAPAGAADPDQAAPTVLSPPRVTINISGEPGVQDGALEWASSSGRLIDVGNPSSEMAISGRCIGKQLYISDVDEKRRHVEALVAISVPGSSPMDRRLLGTFPSRPIKVISKPSKKRQSSRNTELCVNHGSVISLFHRLRSQTVSTRYLCVSGAPSWFKGSDNQPFLNMNPRDQKGSEPPSCFVAKMSSWDPFIIYLVDPKKRADATPSEPVQPPVKGYPPPPPNALPTTGLTSSQMTIHYNQPIVLQCLNTAVVSPVMVVRKVEKGTTVLGGASAGPSESIAREAFGDPVSQLHKIALEVLEDPAASVPRPTGDSGESNWPGNSGPFLACLNESVGMHRPSEPRRWVGNTSFSVPSTPTTPVTSMNLAAMEGIDPTGGYLSMSPTSAAAYAAAQTRYSLSAGRAGATMMSPSASTGSHDVSAMEPPPSSDGGKVKRPRRVSSSVVVQKERAAAAAAASKSRRRGQSLSMVGIQNQGLSEVEVLRRNGSYANSMTSDSSAAGSIAPGAMWSVEVADSDIWTVVGTDIARHSFYVPPQIVGGSQPQTNITDSNIAHLITVPAPAQPITPIPIISNMVAPQRDARSQPMSAQAGEQSPGLVTILGENFHPNLFIFFGDWKSTHVDVRTRQTIVCAAPPSFDQGLPRGRVPILIVRHDGVIFPTDFHYQC; this is encoded by the coding sequence ATGTTTCAGCCGACCTGGTCCCAAGAGGCCCACGCACAACCGCCGCACCAACTTCATCCCCAAGAAGGCTCCTCGCTTCCCAAAGACATGCAACTTCCCCAGCAGATCCAGTACGACCCTTCCCAAATCTCACACCAGGCACCAGTCCACCAGCTCTCCGAGTACGATGCCTCAATATCCCAACTCCCCAATGCAGCACCACCAGATCCTTCCGCCTATCCCTTTTCCATCCAACCGCAACAGCATCGCGATACACACCTGGCTCATAACGATCCCCCCTATTCAATagctcagcagcacaacCGCTTTGACGACCCGATGTCAGCCTCGGCAGATTTGTCCGCCGCCCGTCCTGATTCCATGCAATCCGTCGCCTCTCTCTACCTCGATGGACAGACCATGTCGGTCGACAACGCCAGCTTGGACCTAGGTACTTCTCATCACTCCAACGACTATCTCGCCCAGCATGATGACCCGTCTCGTTCGCGACCACCAACAGGCTCCGAACAAAATTGGTCACACCATACCCTCCCCTCCAACCAAGCTCATCACGATGCATCTGCCACAGGCGCTCTAGCAGGTCCACACAGAGCCGCTCGCCCTGCAGCGCTCAAGATCGATATGCCTTCCGTCGTGTCCAGAGGCGTGCACGACACGACTGCATCAACAGGCACCGATCCCGTCTCAGCCGAGCCTGGCAGTGCAACCACTCCACATGCGCTCCAAACGCGTTTTGCTCCTCTGCCGCAGCTTCCACCATCCATGTACGACAACCAGCCCAtgttgcagcagcattcgGATTCCGCCAACTCTACCACCATGCACGATGCCCCCGCCTCATCTGGATCCGCTCTCATGCCCGCGTTTGGTACTGAATCGGCCTACTTTGCTCAAGCTTCGGCTTTGGGGAGCCCGGCCCTAGCTCATCAAGCCCCGGACCACATTCTCAACAGTCCTCGTCTCCACCAAGCTGAAAGTCTCGCTGGCGTGCCCGGCGTTCCAGAGAGGCTAGGCCCATCCGCCGCCCATCTCGGCGTGGCCGTGTCTCCAAGCTCCCCCATGATGTCCCAGCTCAGCGCCGGACACTACAGTCCCACCTCCACACTCTCTGGCGCGTTCTCATCGCGTCCTGGCAGTCGACCCGCCAGCCGTGGTCTCAAGTCCGTCGCCAGCTTCACCTCGTCTGCTGGTACTGGCACTGGCACTGGCACCGCCTCTGGTAGCGAGGCGCATGCCACCGGTCGTCCGCGCTCGAGTTCGGGCAGCGGAGTTGCACCTCGTCCCATATCGGCCTTGACGAGGACCACGAGCATGCAGAGCGACATCGCCTCTTTCCAGGCCGCTTCCCCACAACCCGCTTTGACGCAAAGCCGTAGCGTGCAAAACTTTGGTCAGATGCAACACCCTTCAATGCCAGGTCCTCTCTCCAGCCCACGTCCTCCAGCCGCCGCAGGTGGCACAGAACCATGGAGCCCTGCTCACTCTCACATGGCTCAGTCACATAGCTTCCGTGGTCCTTATTCCGGCCCAGGCTTTCAGACGCCACAGATGCAGCAGTTCAGCCCGACACTCACATCGCCAGCTCAGTCTCAGTATTCACCCCATACACACTTTGGCTCAAACTCGTCAGGTATGATACCCTTCTTCTCGCCGTCGATGGACACCATGCAGCACTTTCAAGCGTCGACTGGTCACCCCGCCGAGAGTTTCGACATTGCTGGTTTCAGCGAACAGCGACTGTCGTCTGCCTTGGCCAACAGCGCTTCTATCAGTGGCGCTCCTCCCTCAGCGACAACACATCAGCGCGAGGGTCACAGCACACCGACGAttgtggaagaggaggaagatgtACCGCAGAGACAAACCCGAGCGACGGTGTTGAGAACCGCACACACAGACGTCCGCATCGAGCCTGGCTTTCAATCGCATCCTGCCGCGCACCAACTtcagcatcaccatccgaatttgcagcagctccagcatCCACATTCGAtgcgccagcaccagccGCCTCACCCGCTGCCGCAGCTCTTGCCGGGCCACCTTCCGCCCGCTTTGCATCGATCGCATTCGGATCAGCTATCAGGTCTATGCATGGATGCGCCACCCACGTTTCGCAACCAGATGTCGTACCCACCGCACATGCGACCCAGCCTGTATCAGCAAGTCTCGATGGCCGAAATGGATCAGTTGCGTCAAATTCACGGCCTTGGTGTTACCGAGCGCAACTTTGGCGATTGCTCAGCTTTTATCCAAGATTATGTACGTCAGTACATCTCGACATCTAGTCGACTCGGCCTCGGAGAGAGAAATGTGCTCATCATGACCACAAGGGTTGCACAGAAGAGCTACGGCGCCGAAAAGCGATTCTTGTGCCCGCCACCTCTCGTCATACTGATCGGAAGTAGCTGGTGGAACGTGTGCCCGGCTTCGACACGTCCCTCGCCGTTTGCACctgctggcgctgccgATCCCGATCAAGCCGCACCCACTGTACTCTCACCGCCTCGTGTCACCATCAATATCAGCGGCGAACCGGGCGTGCAGGATGGTGCGCTCGAATGGGCTTCCAGCAGCGGTCGTCTCATTGACGTGGGCAACCCGTCATCCGAGATGGCCATTTCGGGCCGATGCATAGGGAAACAGCTCTACATCTCCGATGTGGATGAGAAGAGGCGTCACGTCGAGGCGCTCGTCGCCATATCCGTGCCTGGTTCCTCGCCCATGGATCGACGTCTGCTCGGCACTTTCCCGAGTCGGCCGATCAAGGTGAtcagcaagccgagcaagaagcgacaGTCGTCCCGCAACACGGAACTCTGCGTCAACCACGGCTCTGTTATCTCACTGTTTCATCGACTTCGATCCCAGACCGTGTCGACGCGCTATCTGTGCGTCTCGGGTGCACCGTCTTGGTTCAAGGGCTCGGACAACCAGCCTTTCCTCAACATGAACCCTCGCGACCAGAAAGGGTCCGAGccgccgagctgcttcgTTGCCAAAATGTCGAGCTGGGACCCTTTCATCATCTATCTGGTCGATCCAAAGAAGCGAGCCGATGCAACACCGTCCGAGCCTGTGCAGCCACCTGTCAAGGGCTATCCTCCGCCGCCTCCCAACGCTCTACCCACGACCGgcttgaccagctcgcAGATGACGATCCACTACAACCAGCCTATCGTGCTCCAGTGCCTTAACACGGCTGTCGTCAGCCCCGTCATGGTGGTGCGCAAGGTGGAGAAGGGCACCACGGTGCTGGGTGGTGCCTCGGCAGGACCATCAGAGTCGATCGCCCGCGAAGCGTTCGGCGACCCGGTCTCACAGCTTCACAAGATTGCCCTCGAAGTGCTCGAAGATCCGGCGGCGTCGGTCCCTCGACCTACTGGCGACTCGGGAGAGTCCAATTGGCCTGGCAACAGCGGGCCTTTCTTAGCCTGTCTTAACGAGTCGGTTGGCATGCACAGACCGAGCGAACCCAGGAGATGGGTGGGTAACACTAGCTTCAGCGTTCCTTCGACTCCGACAACACCCGTTACATCGATGAATCTAGCCGCTATGGAGGGGATAGACCCCACCGGTGGCTATCTCTCTATGAGCCCGACCAGTGCGGCAGCCTACGCGGCAGCGCAAACCCGCTACTCGTTGAGTGCCGGCAGGGCAGGTGCTACAATGATGTCGCCGTCAGCCTCGACAGGTTCGCACGATGTCTCTGCGATGGAGCCACCGCCTTCGTCGGACGGAGGCAAAGTGAAGCGACCACGTCGAGTCTCTTcctcggtggtggtgcagAAGGAaagagctgctgcagctgctgcggctaGCAAGAGTCGCCGACGTGGACAATCGCTCTCGATGGTCGGCATTCAAAACCAGGGCCTCTCCGAGGTCGAGGTACTGCGTCGCAACGGATCGTATGCAAATTCGATGACGTCGGACTCGTCGGCAGCAGGCAGCATAGCGCCCGGTGCTATGTGGTCGGTCGAAGTTGCCGACTCGGACATCTGGACGGTGGTTGGTACCGACATCGCACGTCATTCGTTCTATGTGCCACCACAGATCGTCGGTGGCTCACAGCCGCAGACCAACATCACCGACAGCAACATTGCGCATTTGATTACAGTGCCCGCTCCAGCACAGCCGATCACACCGATCCCCATCATCAGCAACATGGTAGCGCCACAGCGAGATGCCAGGTCACAACCCATGTCAGCGCAGGCGGGCGAGCAAAGTCCCGGTCTCGTGACCATACTTGGCGAAAACTTTCATCCGAATCTATTCATCTTTTTCGGCGACTGGAAGAGCACGCACGTTGACGTTCGGACACGCCAGACGATCGTCTGCGCCGCTCCTCCCAGCTTCGACCAGGGTCTTCCGCGCGGTCGGGTTCCGATCCTCATTGTGAGGCATGACGGTGTTATCTTCCCGACCGACTTTCATTATCAGTGTTGA
- a CDS encoding uncharacterized protein (related to FSH3 - putative serine hydrolase) produces the protein MTTAGATRKLKVLMAHGYTSNQFQFFKRSGAIRKACRDVVDFTFINGPLLVQPITSAGDLDAPDVEDGKVVDETTPIEEQPRAWWRADDDGNYLDWDKSVDYINDVLAKEGPFDGIVGFSQGGCLAGILASAFEKPDRMPGLRLPKGQGALKFAVAVSGFRSRDRLHQKLFEKPIETPVLHVLGRADQIVDLERSQTLVDVCKNSRVELHDGGHSLPSQAPWRNFFRDFFATFTSDPYVPNDQWKTIPGPSERPRGETPVGSGTVTPTPDATEAATTASSTSATGERDIDPSNPLRSVPKKKANSPFLVHQKWKQEQELRRRKAAEQDSSSSSKGGKESRRKQHDGQHVTTDLTSPLKLIVKLLRFAIMATAVAMVSGFFVAGDPLWGYRGKYTKLRTYLPYREKIFSLPELAMYNGRDPNKPIYVAILGDVYDVTEGRRIYGPGGYYSFFSGRDASRAYVTGCFKTHLTHDVRDFDDKQMNDLMTWKDFYDSHERYFKVGRVVLPRIDPSIPVPEPCEDASAQKA, from the exons atgacgacggcAGGTGCGACTCGCAAGCTCAAAGTGCTCATGGCGCACGGCTACACGAGCAATCAATTCCAATTCTTCAAGCGATCCGGCGCGATTCGAAAGGCATGTCGAGACGTTGTCGATTTTACATTCATCAACGGTCCGTTGCTGGTCCAGCCCATCACGTCGGCTGGCGATTTGGATGCTCCGGATGTCGAAGATGGCAAGGTCGTAGACGAGACCACTCCGATCGAGGagcagccacgagcgtggTGGAGggccgacgatgatggcaaCTACCTCGACTGGGATAAGTCGGTCGACTACATCAACGACGTGCTGGCCAAGGAGGGACCCTTTGACGGCATTGTAGGCTTTTCGCAGGGCGGCTGTCTGGCCGGTATCCTCGCTAGTGCTTTCGAGAAGCCGGACCGTATGCCTGGACTTCGACTGCCGAAAGGCCAGGGAGCCTTGAAATTTGCTGTGGCTGTGTCAGGATTCCGCAGTCGAGACCGGCTCCATCAGAAGCTGTTCGAGAAACCCATCGAGACGCCTGTTCTGCACGTGCTAGGACGTGCCGATCAGATCGTGGACCTGGAACGCTCGCAAACTCTCGTGGACGTTTGCAAGAACTCccgagtcgagctccaTGATGGCGGACATTCGCTGCCTTCCCA GGCTCCATGGCGAAACTTTTTCCGTGACTTTTTTGCCACGTTCACGTCGGACCCCTACGTCCCCAACGACCAATGGAAGACCATTCCAGGACCATCCGAGCGACCGCGCGGCGAAACGCCTGTGGGATCGGGAACGGTGACGCCGACGCCTGATGCAACTGAGGCGGCTACCACGGCGTCGTCAACGTCTGCGACAGGTGAGCGTGACATCGATCCATCCAACCCTCTGCGATCGGTCCCTAAGAAAAAAGCCAATTCGCCCTTTCTGGTGCATCAGAAGTGGAAGCAGGAACAGGAGCtaagaagaagaaaagcaGCCGAACAAGACtctagcagcagcagcaaaggcgGAAAGGAATCGCGCAGAAAGCAGCACGATGGCCAACACGTGACGACGGACCTCACCAGTCCACTGAAGTTGATtgtcaagctgcttcgTTTCGCCATTATGGCGACGGCGGTGGCAATGGTCTCTGGCTTCTTTGTCGCTGGCGATCCGCTTTGGGGCTATCGTGGCAAGTATACAAAGCTGAGGACGTACTTGCCC TACCGAGAAAAGATTTTTTCGCTTCCAGAACTGGCCATGTACAACGGTCGTGATCCGAACAAGCCCATCTATGTTGCCATCCTCGGTGATGTTTACGACGTCACTGAAGGACGACGCATTTATGGGCCTGGTGGGTACTATTCCTTTTTCAGCGGAAGAGATGCTAGCCGTGCGTACGTGACGGGCTGCTTCAAGACGCATTTGACGCACGACGTACGTGATTtcgacgacaagcagaTGAAT GATCTGATGACGTGGAAAGACTTCTATGACAGCCACGAACGGTACTTTAAAGTCGGTCGTGTGGTTTTACCTCGGATCGATCCGAGCATCCCTGTTCCTGAACCCTGTGAGGATGCGTCTGCCCAAAAGGCCTGA
- a CDS encoding uncharacterized protein (related to Cutl1 or CASP protein), translated as MAAATAAAAPYTIDGAGPSRSPVDFSAALSIWRDINLVDLQQQLSTTAPELFEAQKAAVSNRKKLADQTREFKKQPDANKLESFKPLLKAYQTEIDTLTKRSKAAENAFLNVHSALTNAPDPYPLLEVTLEQAASLNDLESLKHENAKLQTDLARSAAEAQVSQEREAENARLQQRLRSLEQDFEAKVQQRTSAFELELSAKWDERIHNLKEREADLTKSLNLAQEQLQHLKSKDETATAKLLEKGLDEDGDHARNVDGNFAEVELLSRDLERAHARVETLERRNEQLRVDIESVKSGRHDTERIQTLEAETQEKDRKLQQLQSLLETERQQSANLTKQLAAARDEKLKLQNEKEAEIESLRTKLLQRSDYANIKRELEIVKAVHFNAEDDEDLDASAHVAGDAEQSSNKQRPADAKSLEALLLERNKRLEDNLATLRVSNSELSSSLEQANLELVRLKQQRSHLKTLNDKLEMDLACVGTGHRSNSKRMAALSAEDALKEIESLEAQVEQAGQLGKASSKPVVQSTPAHQAVANGVESASLARSVEPSAASRSSVSSAAPSSGGGGGIGGDNSILPIVTSQRDRFRTRNAELEEELRKQFETISELRNEIKTLQADNLGLYEKVRYLQSYGPAGSGATGGRGDAVIQIGTGNGASGRRDASGAYPPPRSDDKYRARYEESMNPFEAFRGREQSRAMAQLNPLERALHMLTRLVLSHRRMRLFFMVYAIFLHLLIFGMLLEVSHTSSAQTCSLPPR; from the coding sequence ATggcggcagcaacagcagcagcagcgccgtACACCATCGATGGTGCTGGTCCAAGCAGATCCCCCGTCGACTTTTCCGCAGCATTGTCCATTTGGCGAGACAtcaacctcgtcgatcttcaGCAACAACTCAGCACCACCGCGCCCGAACTGTTCGAAGCGCAGAAGGCAGCCGTCTCCAATCGGAAAAAGCTCGCCGATCAGACACGAGAATTCAAAAAGCAACCTGATGCTAACAAGCTGGAAAGCTTCAAGCCCCTGCTCAAGGCCTACCAGACCGAGATCGATACGTTGACCAAACGTTCCAAAGCAGCAGAGAATGCCTTTCTCAACGTGCACTCGGCTTTGACAAACGCGCCTGATCCATATCCGCTTCTTGAGGTCACGCTGGaacaagcagcatcgctcAATGATCTCGAGAGCCTGAAACACGAGAATGCAAAGCTGCAAACCGATCTCGCACGCAGCGCTGCTGAGGCTCAGGTCAGCCAGGAGAGAGAAGCTGAGAATGCTCGattgcagcagcgtctgcGCTCACTCGAGCAGGATTTTGAGGCAAAAGTACAGCAGCGAACGTCCGCATTTGAACTCGAATTATCGGCAAAGTGGGACGAGAGGATACACAACCTGAAGGAGCGAGAAGCTGATCTCACAAAGTCTTTGAACTTAGCCCAAGAGCAACTTCAGCATCTCAAGTCCAAAGACGAGACAGCCACCGCCAAGTTGCTCGAAAAGGGCCTTGATGAAGACGGCGACCATGCAAGGAACGTCGATGGCAACTTTGCCGAAGTCGAATTGCTGTCTCGTGACTTGGAACGTGCGCACGCCCGGGTTGAGACCCTCGAGAGGCGCAACGAGCAGTTGCGTGTCGACATTGAAAGCGTCAAGAGTGGTCGTCATGACACGGAACGAATCCAAACGCTCGAAGCGGAAACGCAAGAAAAAGACCGCAAGCTGCAACAGCTTCAATCTTTGCTCGAGACCGAACGTCAGCAATCGGCAAACTTGACAAAGCAACTTGCCGCGGCGCGCGATGAAAAGCTTAAGCTGCAAAACGAAAAGGAAGCAGAGATCGAATCGCTTCGCACCAAATTGCTCCAGCGCAGTGATTACGCCAACATCAagcgcgagctcgagatcgtcaaGGCGGTTCACTTCAATGCtgaagacgatgaagaTCTCGATGCATCTGCCCATGTCGCTGGCGATGCAGAGCAGAGTTCGAACAAGCAGCGACCCGCAGATGCAAAGAGTCTCGAAGCATTGTTGCTGGAAAGGAACAAGCGACTTGAGGACAACTTGGCGACATTGCGTGTATCTAACTCTGAGTTGTCGAGttcgctcgagcaggccaACTTGGAGCTTGTTCGACTCAAGCAACAACGCTCGCATCTCAAGACCCTGAATGATaagctcgagatggatcTTGCTTGCGTTGGCACGGGACATCGTTCCAATAGCAAGCGCATGGCTGCGCTGAGCGCCGAGGACGCTCTAAAGGAAATAGAGTCGCTCGAAGCTCAAGTTGAGCAAGCAGGTCAACTTGGCaaagcgagcagcaaaccAGTGGTCCAATCTACGCCTGCACACCAGGCCGTCGCCAACGGAGTCGAATCAGCATCACTAGCAAGGTCCGTCGAACCCTCTGCAGCTTCGAGGTCGTCTGtctcttctgctgctcccTCTTccggcggcggcggaggcATCGGGGGTGACAACAGCATCCTGCCCATCGTTACTTCCCAGCGAGACCGTTTCCGTACGCGCAATGCCGAGTTGGAAGaagagctgcgcaagcAATTTGAAACCATCAGCGAGCTTCGCAACGAGATCAAGACGTTGCAAGCCGACAACCTTGGCCTGTACGAGAAGGTGCGCTATTTGCAAAGCTATGGCCCTGCTGGCAGCGGCGCAACGGGGGGTCGAGGCGACGCTGTGATTCAGATCGGCACTGGCAACGGAGCGTCGGGACGCAGAGACGCATCGGGAGCCTATCCTCCACCAAGAAGCGACGATAAGTATCGTGCCAGGTACGAAGAGTCAATGAACCCATTCGAAGCCTTCCGCGGACGCGAACAGTCGCGCGCCATGGCGCAGCTCAACCCGCTCGAACGTGCGCTGCACATGCTCACGCGCTTGGTGCTGAGCCATCGACGCATGCGCTTGTTCTTCATGGTGTATGCCATCTTTTTGCACTTGCTCATCTTTGGCATGCTCCTCGAAGTGAGTCATACGTCGTCCGCTCAGACTTGCTCTTTGCCACCACGGTGA